The following are encoded in a window of Sminthopsis crassicaudata isolate SCR6 chromosome 3, ASM4859323v1, whole genome shotgun sequence genomic DNA:
- the ALKBH6 gene encoding alpha-ketoglutarate-dependent dioxygenase alkB homolog 6 isoform X2 has translation MEENELVQTSWRRGAESMGDLDAVIPSLEPFRIEQVPPIIYYVPDFISEPEEAQLLRQVYEAPKPKWTQLSGRKLQNWGGLPHPKGMVPEQLPRWLQRWVDAVSALGLFGGSPANHVLVNEYRPGEGIMPHEDGPLYYPTVSTISLGSHTVLDLYPPRGPELEKDPREEQPQLHPKFSLLLEPRSLLVLRGEAYTHLLHGIRPILVDSLSDTPVANASACPSARPGALLPRGTRVSLTIRRVPRVLRAGLLLSKKSPK, from the exons ATGGAAGAGAATGAGTTGGTCCAGACCAGTTGGAGGAGGGGTGCTGAGT CAATGGGCGACTTGGATGCTGTGATCCCTTCCCTGGAGCCGTTCAGGATAGAGCAG GTCCCACCCatcatctactatgttccagacttCATCTCTGAGCCAGAAGAGGCCCAGCTGCTCCGACAG GTGTATGAGGCTCCAAAGCCCAAATGGACACAGCTTTCTGGGCGGAAATTACAGAACTGGG GTGGGCTCCCCCACCCGAAGGGCATGGTGCCTGAGCAGCTGCCTCGCTGGCTGCAGCGCTGGGTGGACGCCGTCTCTGCTCTCGGCTTGTTCGGGGGCTCCCCAGCCAATCACGTGCTGGTGAATGAGTACCGGCCAGGAGAGGGCATCATG ccccacgAGGACGGCCCTCTGTACTACCCCACGGTCAGCACCATCAGCCTGGGCTCCCACACCGTCCTGGATCTGTACCCGCCCCGCGGACCCGAGCTGGAGAAGGACCCACGAGAGGAGCAG CCCCAGCTGCACCCCAAGTTCTCCCTGCTGCTGGAGCCGAGAAGCCTCCTGGTCCTCCGAGGGGAAGCTTACACCCACCTGCTGCACGGCATCCGCCCAATCTTGGTGGACTCGCTGTCCGACACCCCCGTGGCCAACGCCTCGGCCTGTCCCTCCGCCCGGCCGGGGGCCCTGCTCCCCCGGGGCACGCGCGTCTCGCTGACCATCCGCAGGGTCCCCCGAGTGCTGCGGGCCGGCCTCTTGCTGAGCAAGAAATCTCCCAAGTAA
- the THAP8 gene encoding THAP domain-containing protein 8 → MDGKKGTVHANQADPGIPQRPEGGSQTGPGQRSGPCPRLWLRPASTLLAYSAPTTSASAFLQERRRPGPDGWIPAAAALKATATVASWGAPALPGTAYLEAWPALPLEARPLAPVTVVSSALVTPIVSTLPIVCHAAAAASPEAERAEPGEPDGAAGEPAGEPSGAAPRDEHAYHRARLEPEAGLDGLVAALQRKVRGLQQRQRRHRARLGALEGLVQQLHRDHLLSHERLRLLGATCVPGGPARPEPAGAGAVTIVCGEQPAGTVLYTLTSAHSP, encoded by the exons AACCAGGCCGACCCGGGAATCCCGCAGAGGCCCGAGGGAGGGAGCCAGACAGGGCCGGGACAGAGATCGGGGCCATGCCCACGTCTTTGGCTCCGCCCTGCCTCAACACTGCTGGCCTACTCGGCACCTACAACCTCCGCCTCAGCTTTTCTACAA gaACGCAGACGGCCGGGCCCTGACGGCTGGATCCCCGCCGCAGCAGCCCTGAAGGCGACCGCGACCGTGGCCTCCTGGGGGGCCCCCGCGCTCCCGGGGACGGCGTACCTGGAAGCCTGGCCGGCCCTCCCCCTCGAGGCGCGGCCCCTGGCCCCCGTGACCGTGGTGTCGTCGGCGCTCGTCACCCCCATCGTCTCCACGCTCCCCATCGTGTGCCACGCGGCCGCCGCGGCCTCGCCCGAGGCTGAGCGGGCCGAGCCGGGGGAGCCCGACGGGGCGGCCGGGGAGCCGGCGGGGGAGCCGTCCGGGGCGGCCCCGCGGGACGAGCACGCCTACCATCGGGCCCGGCTGGAGCCCGAGGCCGGGCTGGACGGGCTGGTGGCGGCGCTGCAGCGCAAGGTTCGGGGGCTGCAGCAGCGGCAGCGGCGGCACCGCGCGCGCCTCGGCGCCCTCGAGGGACTGGTGCAGCAGCTGCATCGGGACCACCTGCTGTCACACGAGCGCCTGCGGCTGCTGGGCGCG ACATGCGTGCCCGGGGGCCCCGCACGCCCCGAGCCCGCGGGGGCTGGCGCCGTGACCATCGTGTGCGGGGAGCAGCCCGCCGGCACCGTGCTCTACACGCTGACGTCCGCCCACAGCCCCTGA
- the ALKBH6 gene encoding alpha-ketoglutarate-dependent dioxygenase alkB homolog 6 isoform X3 has translation MVPEQLPRWLQRWVDAVSALGLFGGSPANHVLVNEYRPGEGIMPHEDGPLYYPTVSTISLGSHTVLDLYPPRGPELEKDPREEQPQLHPKFSLLLEPRSLLVLRGEAYTHLLHGIRPILVDSLSDTPVANASACPSARPGALLPRGTRVSLTIRRVPRVLRAGLLLSKKSPK, from the exons ATGGTGCCTGAGCAGCTGCCTCGCTGGCTGCAGCGCTGGGTGGACGCCGTCTCTGCTCTCGGCTTGTTCGGGGGCTCCCCAGCCAATCACGTGCTGGTGAATGAGTACCGGCCAGGAGAGGGCATCATG ccccacgAGGACGGCCCTCTGTACTACCCCACGGTCAGCACCATCAGCCTGGGCTCCCACACCGTCCTGGATCTGTACCCGCCCCGCGGACCCGAGCTGGAGAAGGACCCACGAGAGGAGCAG CCCCAGCTGCACCCCAAGTTCTCCCTGCTGCTGGAGCCGAGAAGCCTCCTGGTCCTCCGAGGGGAAGCTTACACCCACCTGCTGCACGGCATCCGCCCAATCTTGGTGGACTCGCTGTCCGACACCCCCGTGGCCAACGCCTCGGCCTGTCCCTCCGCCCGGCCGGGGGCCCTGCTCCCCCGGGGCACGCGCGTCTCGCTGACCATCCGCAGGGTCCCCCGAGTGCTGCGGGCCGGCCTCTTGCTGAGCAAGAAATCTCCCAAGTAA
- the CLIP3 gene encoding CAP-Gly domain-containing linker protein 3 gives MRARGPRPPARLCLQVSPSPSSLRTPLFAPVSPLLCLCTRGFDPSSPSAPAPSLSVPGAMTKTDAAALPPEEEEEEEEEEEEEEPLPEAPSPIPEPRQKPVVHPSAPAPLPKDYAFTFFDPNDPACQEILLDPRTTIPELFAIIRQWVPQVQHKIDVIGNEILRRGCHVNDRDGLTDMTLLHYACKAGAHGVGDPVAAVRLSQQLLALGGDVTLRSRWTNMNALHYAAYFDVPDLIRVLLKGARPRVVNSTCSDFNHGSALHIAASNLCLGAARCLLEHGANPALRNRKGQVPAEVVPDPMDMSLDKAEAALVAKELRTLLEEAVPLSCALPKVTLPNYDNVPGNLMLSALGLRLGDRVLLDGQKVGTLRFCGTTEFASGQWVGVELDEPEGKNDGSVGGVRYFICPPKQGLFASVSKVSKAADAPPSSVTSTPRTPRMDFSRVTGKGRKERKAKKKSPSSSLGSLQREGLKAEVGDQVLVAGQKQGVIRFYGKTDFAPGYWFGIELDHPTGKHDGSVFGVRYFTCPPRHGVFAPASRIQRIGGSADPPKDSVTAKKVQVTMTQPKRTFPTVRTPKDITSENSISRLLFCCWFPWMLRAEMQS, from the exons ATGCGCGCTCGGGGCCCCCGCCCTCCGGCCCGTCTCTGTCTCCAGGTCTCTCCATCTCCATCATCTCTCCGTACTCCTCTCTTTGCACctgtctctccccttctctgcCTCTGCACCAGGG gctTTGATCCCAGCTCCCCCAGTGCCCCGGCCCCCTCCCTGAGCGTCCCCGGGGCCATGACGAAGACGGACGCCGCAGCGCTGCCCccggaggaggaggaagaggaggaggaggaggaggaggaggaggagccccTGCCCGAAGCGCCCAGCCCCATCCCGGAGCCCCGGCAGAAGCCCGTGGTGCACCCCTCCGCCCCAGCCCCGCTGCCCAAGGACTATG CCTTCACTTTCTTTGACCCCAACGACCCGGCCTGTCAGGAGATTCTGCTGGACCCACGGACCACCATCCCCGAGCTCTTCGCCATCATCCGCCAATGGGTGCCCCAAGTTCAGCACAAGATTGACGTCATTGGCAATGAG ATCCTGCGCCGCGGATGTCACGTGAATGACCGGGACGGGCTCACGGACATGACTCTGCTGCACTACGCCTGCAAGGCCGGAGCTCACGGCGTGG GAGACCCGGTGGCCGCTGTCCGCCTGTCGCAGCAGCTGCTGGCCCTGGGGGGCGACGTGACCCTGCGGAGCCGCTGGACAAACATGAACGCGCTCCATTATGCCGCATATTTTGACGTCCCCGATCTCATCCGTGTGCTGCTAAAGGGGGCCCGGCCCCGAG TGGTGAATTCGACTTGCAGTGACTTCAACCACGGCTCAGCCCTGCACATCGCGGCGTCCAACCTGTGCCTCGGGGCTGCCCGCTGCCTCCTGGAGCACGGCGCCAACCCTGCTCTGCGG AACCGCAAGGGCCAAGTTCCCGCTGAGGTTGTCCCGGACCCcatggacatgtccctggacaAGGCTGAGGCCGCCCTCGTGGCCAAGGAGCTGAGGACGCTGCTGGAGGAGGCCGTGCCCCTGTCCTGTGCCCTCCCCAAGGTCACGTTGCCCAACTATGACAACGTCCCGGGCAACCTCATGCTCAGTGCCCTCGGCCTTCGGCTCGGGGACCGGGTCCTGCTGGATGGCCAGAAG GTGGGGACGCTGCGCTTCTGCGGGACCACGGAGTTCGCCAGCGGCCAGTGGGTCGGCGTGGAGCTGGACGAACCCGAGGGCAAGAACGACGGCAGCGTGGGGGGCGTGCGGTACTTCATCTGCCCCCCTAAGCAGG GGCTCTTTGCCTCAGTCTCTAAGGTGTCAAAAGCAGCCGACGCCCCTCCTTCCTCTGTCACCTCCACCCCTCGCACCCCTCGGATGGACTTTTCTCGGGTTACTGGCAAAGGCCGCAAGGAGCGCAAAG CAAAGAAAAAGTCTCCATCGTCCTCCCTGGGCAGCCTCCAGCGCGAGGGCCTGAAAGCTGAGGTTGGGGACCAAGTGCTGGTGGCCGGGCAGAAGCAGGGCGTGATTCGCTTCTATGGGAAAACAGACTTTGCCCCTG GTTACTGGTTCGGCATTGAGCTCGACCACCCGACGGGGAAGCACGATGGCTCCGTCTTCGGCGTCAGATACTTCACGTGCCCCCCTCGCCATGGGGTCTTTGCACCTGCATCCCGCATCCAGAG AATCGGTGGCTCCGCTGACCCCCCCAAGGACAGTGTCACAGCCAAGAAAGTCCAAGTGACCA TGACTCAGCCCAAACGTACGTTCCCAACTGTCCGGACTCCCAAGGACATCACGTCCGAAAACTCCATCTCCAG gtTACTCTTCTGTTGCTGGTTTCCTTGGATGCTTCGGGCAGAAATGCAGTCATAG
- the SYNE4 gene encoding nesprin-4, which translates to MRRREPRSAATLEEGRPAPAAHCQGVRHPGRRRGRLIAYSLVFEDPAWIQDSDSDTDSEGPGAGPGGLGPGVGGERAGLPLEGPGAELEWDPTGDVGGLGAFRSRRVWTPGSPCEVCGHVEPLGAWPLRPWGGPRAVAPPDRKQPSPRDVTVQIHKEGEGPAGGAQPPRSRRPLLFALLLLLLGVACLLPPPRGPHCPPPRLPGPLHLVLSYVNGPPPT; encoded by the exons ATGCGGAGGAGGGAGCCCCGGAGCGCGGCCACCCTTGAGGAGGGCAGGCCCGCCCCAGCTGCCCACTGCCAGGGTGTCCGGCACCCCGGGCGGCGTCGCGGCCGGCTGATCGCCTACAGCCTG GTGTTTGAGGACCCTGCCTGGATCCAGGATTCAGATTCTGACACTGACTCAGAGGGGCCCGGGGCCGGCCCAGGGGGTCTGGGCCCAGGGGTTGGGGGAGAGAGGGCTGGTCTCCCACTGGAAGGTCCCGGAGCTGAGCTGGAATGGGACCCCACGGGGGATGTGGGGGGGCTGGGTGCCTTCAGGAGCAGGAGAGTCTGGACGCCAGGGTCCCCCTGTGAAGTGTGCGGACACGTGGAGCCGCTGGGG GCGTGGCCCCTCCGGCCGTGGGGCGGCCCCCGGGCTGTGGCCCCCCCGGACAGGAAGCAGCCCAGCCCCCGGGATGTGACCGTCCAGATCCacaaggagggggaggggccggCCGGGGGCGCCCAGCCCCCACGCTCCCGCCGCCCCCTCCTCTTCGcgctgctgctgctcctcctcGGGGTGGCGTGCCTCCTGCCGCCCCCCAGGGGGCCTCACTGCCCCCCTCCGCGGCTGCCCGGGCCCCTGCACCTGGTCCTCAGCTATGTCAACGGCCCGCCCCCCACCTGA
- the ALKBH6 gene encoding alpha-ketoglutarate-dependent dioxygenase alkB homolog 6 isoform X1, producing the protein MGDLDAVIPSLEPFRIEQVPPIIYYVPDFISEPEEAQLLRQVYEAPKPKWTQLSGRKLQNWGGLPHPKGMVPEQLPRWLQRWVDAVSALGLFGGSPANHVLVNEYRPGEGIMPHEDGPLYYPTVSTISLGSHTVLDLYPPRGPELEKDPREEQPQLHPKFSLLLEPRSLLVLRGEAYTHLLHGIRPILVDSLSDTPVANASACPSARPGALLPRGTRVSLTIRRVPRVLRAGLLLSKKSPK; encoded by the exons ATGGGCGACTTGGATGCTGTGATCCCTTCCCTGGAGCCGTTCAGGATAGAGCAG GTCCCACCCatcatctactatgttccagacttCATCTCTGAGCCAGAAGAGGCCCAGCTGCTCCGACAG GTGTATGAGGCTCCAAAGCCCAAATGGACACAGCTTTCTGGGCGGAAATTACAGAACTGGG GTGGGCTCCCCCACCCGAAGGGCATGGTGCCTGAGCAGCTGCCTCGCTGGCTGCAGCGCTGGGTGGACGCCGTCTCTGCTCTCGGCTTGTTCGGGGGCTCCCCAGCCAATCACGTGCTGGTGAATGAGTACCGGCCAGGAGAGGGCATCATG ccccacgAGGACGGCCCTCTGTACTACCCCACGGTCAGCACCATCAGCCTGGGCTCCCACACCGTCCTGGATCTGTACCCGCCCCGCGGACCCGAGCTGGAGAAGGACCCACGAGAGGAGCAG CCCCAGCTGCACCCCAAGTTCTCCCTGCTGCTGGAGCCGAGAAGCCTCCTGGTCCTCCGAGGGGAAGCTTACACCCACCTGCTGCACGGCATCCGCCCAATCTTGGTGGACTCGCTGTCCGACACCCCCGTGGCCAACGCCTCGGCCTGTCCCTCCGCCCGGCCGGGGGCCCTGCTCCCCCGGGGCACGCGCGTCTCGCTGACCATCCGCAGGGTCCCCCGAGTGCTGCGGGCCGGCCTCTTGCTGAGCAAGAAATCTCCCAAGTAA